In Kazachstania africana CBS 2517 chromosome 4, complete genome, the following are encoded in one genomic region:
- the YPT35 gene encoding Ypt35p (similar to Saccharomyces cerevisiae YPT35 (YHR105W); ancestral locus Anc_5.410) produces MNDKITFLPPEPITLLDEENDEEDGHETRVRSSSAVNAAFRICKISVDNFTMVKGDKGTKFGVWKVTSILEHRQKGGNRSIETFRRYSDFVILRENILVNLQGTNIKIPELPSTVPWYKCWKYQEINYDHTWLNERRKGLEYFINFVILNERIFNVCKDLIITFLKN; encoded by the coding sequence ATGAATGACAAGATAACGTTTTTACCACCAGAACCGATTACACTacttgatgaagaaaatgacgAAGAGGATGGTCATGAAACAAGGGTACGAAGTAGTAGCGCAGTCAACGCTGCTTTCAGAATCTGTAAAATTTCTGTTGATAATTTTACCATGGTTAAAGGTGATAAGGGAACAAAATTTGGAGTCTGGAAAGTCACCAGTATATTAGAGCACCGACAGAAGGGCGGTAATAGGTCTATAGAGACATTTAGACGGTATTCAGATTTTGTAATACTGCGAGAAAATATACTAGTTAATTTACAAGGTACAAACATCAAAATCCCTGAATTACCATCTACTGTACCGTGGTACAAGTGTTGgaaatatcaagaaataaaCTATGATCATACATGGTtgaatgaaagaagaaaaggtTTAGAGtatttcataaattttgtCATATTAAATGAACGTATCTTCAATGTTTGCAAAGATCTAATAATAAcgtttttgaagaattga
- the CDC12 gene encoding septin CDC12 (similar to Saccharomyces cerevisiae CDC12 (YHR107C); ancestral locus Anc_5.412), translated as MTTSSTVAPAPASQQFVGISNLPNQRYKIVSENGGHFTLMICGESGLGKTTFINTLFQTTLKQSDPQRRHSQPIQKTVEIDILRAELVEKKFKLKVNVIDTPGFGDNVNNSKAWQPIVDFIDDQHDSFMRQEQQPFRDVKFDLRVHAVLYFIKPTGHGLKPIDIETMKRISTRANLIPVIAKADTLTSNELQIFKNRIRQVIEAQEIRIFTPPLESNVDSSDITNNQDVAAIEHARQLIESMPFAIIGSTQKFDNGSGQLVLARKYPWGLVEVENDLHCDFRKLRSLVLRTYLLDLILTTNELHYETYRRLRLEGNENPNDADPSIPLRAPLRKLSHNPKFKEEENMLKKYFTDQVKAEEQRFRQWEQNIVNERVKLNTDLEELQNKIKKLEEQNKLLQSRKR; from the coding sequence ATGACCACATCTTCCACTGTTGCACCCGCACCAGCTTCACAGCAATTCGTTGGTATTTCTAACCTGCCAAATCAGCGTTACAAAATAGTTTCTGAGAATGGTGGTCATTTCACGTTGATGATCTGCGGTGAAAGTGGATTGGGTAAAACGACATTTATCAACACATTATTTCAAACTACGTTGAAACAATCAGATCCTCAACGTCGCCATTCCCAACCAATCCAGAAAACAGTGGAAATCGACATTTTAAGAGCAGAATTAGTGGAAAAGAAGTTTAAATTGAAAGTCAATGTTATTGACACGCCTGGTTTTGGTGATAACGTTAACAATAGTAAGGCATGGCAACCAATTGTTGACTTCATTGATGACCAGCACGATTCTTTCATGCGTCAAGAACAACAACCATTCCGTGATgtcaaatttgatttaaGAGTTCATGCtgtattatattttattaaacCAACAGGACATGGTCTAAAACCAATAGATATTGAAACTATGAAACGTATCTCAACAAGAGCTAATTTGATTCCCGTCATTGCGAAGGCTGACACTCTAACTTCTAACgaattacaaatatttaaaaatagaatTAGACAAGTCATTGAAGCACAAGAGATTAGGATCTTCACACCACCATTAGAAAGTAACGTTGATAGCTCTGACATAACTAATAATCAAGATGTTGCTGCAATAGAGCACGCCAGACAACTGATTGAATCTATGCCTTTCGCCATCATCGGTTCAactcaaaaatttgacaatGGATCTGGTCAACTGGTCCTAGCAAGAAAATATCCATGGGGTCTAGTGGaagttgaaaatgatttacaCTGCGACTTCCGCAAATTGAGAAGTCTGGTATTGAGAACATATCTTTTAGATTTGATCTTGACGACAAATGAACTACATTATGAAACCTACAGAAGATTAAGATTGGAGGGTAACGAAAATCCAAATGATGCAGATCCATCAATTCCATTGAGAGCGCCACTAAGGAAACTATCACATaatccaaaattcaaagaagaagaaaatatgttaaagaaatattttaccGATCAAGTTAAAGCTGAAGAACAAAGATTTAGACAATGGgaacaaaatattgttaATGAAAGAGTTAAACTAAATACCGATCTGGAAGAACTACAAAATAAGATAAAGAAACTGGAGGAGCAAAATAAACTTTTACAATCAAGGAAGCgttaa
- the CTM1 gene encoding cytochrome c lysine N-methyltransferase (similar to Saccharomyces cerevisiae CTM1 (YHR109W); ancestral locus Anc_5.419): MEKPFNWVLKNSKIFLNDNVVTGKSNLGGSGLFIRGDTTIDADTILLRIPPQCAINIHTILDFLEDTSRYTSAESIVRTIAIFKRTIRKFQADTILIQFVSETVLLIFYFCTLDILCNEKHEIPKLLKVYVREVLLVTETNDTVGKPDLFKMYYSQYSTVHVQELLVAHLTNLLVGQFGREAVNTERIRHIYSSVTSRTLEIPCEIERSCEDFTINTTLVPILDFLNHSMEPNCVFDVDRANNEIIVRSLSSISHKNDTELTIVYDNVFELTKFFFTYGFIPKPFNNRTFFNLSIDRTFDQEKTLFYKWFDINFTVQLAYNEQENCWFINDMTDTFKELLLPFMRHPKNVVSSRWEYDEYAFDTLTYFHASNNGLEPHNLNELRRYYQIVVRMQENGANDYITLEQVAWSLSSIEKYGRNIKRKVTKEEALDHLNDMTAEYHNHTLMCFLDWFSEYIIFRINELERAIEDTELICCELTILRDLSSKVQTEGNIFMSAIKMRRKVAFPGLPPPLLPAELESPDYLADHEVGYDRTDTELWSIIKEHARKYNDLLEDRASYSH, encoded by the coding sequence ATGGAAAAACCGTTCAATTGGGTTCTCAAAAACTCcaagatatttttgaatgataatgTTGTCACAGGAAAGTCCAATTTAGGTGGGTCTGGTCTGTTTATCCGTGGAGATACTACTATTGATGCTGATACTATTCTTTTAAGGATCCCTCCTCAATGCGCTATCAATATTCATACAATACTAGACTTTTTAGAAGACACAAGCCGCTACACAAGTGCTGAGAGCATAGTTCGCACTATAGCCATCTTCAAGCGTACAATTAGAAAGTTCCAAGCTGATACCATTTTGATCCAATTTGTATCTGAAACAGTATTGCTGATATTCTACTTTTGCACACTTGACATACTATGCAATGAAAAACACGAAATTCCAAAGTTATTAAAAGTTTATGTTAGAGAAGTGCTATTAGTAACAGAAACTAATGATACTGTTGGCAAACCTGaccttttcaaaatgtaCTATAGCCAGTATTCCACAGTTCACGTGCAAGAGCTGCTTGTAGCTCATTTAACTAACTTGCTTGTTGGCCAATTTGGGAGGGAGGCTGTGAATACAGAGAGAATAAGACACATATATTCTTCAGTTACATCAAGAACGCTAGAAATACCATGTGAAATAGAAAGAAGCTGTGAAGACTTTACTATAAATACAACATTGGTACCtattttggattttttaAATCACTCGATGGAACCAAATTGTGTATTTGATGTTGACAGAGCCAACAATGAAATCATCGTAAGATCTCTATCCAGTATTTCTCACAAAAATGACACTGAGCTTACCATAGTATATGATAATGTTTTTGAATTGAccaaattcttcttcacttaTGGATTTATACCTAAACCTTTCAATAACAGGacctttttcaatctttccATTGATAGAACATTTGATCAGGAGAAGAcattattttataaatgGTTTGATATTAACTTTACAGTTCAATTAGCTTATAACGAACAAGAAAACTGCTGGTTTATCAACGATATGACAGACACATTCAAAGAACTATTATTACCTTTCATGAGACATCCCAAAAATGTAGTGAGCTCCCGCTGGGAATATGATGAGTATGCGTTTGATACTTTAACCTACTTCCATGCTAGCAATAATGGCTTGGAGCCCCACAATTTGAATGAGCTTAGGAGATACTACCAAATAGTTGTTCGAATGCAAGAAAATGGGGCCAATGATTATATCACTCTCGAACAAGTTGCATGGTCATTGTCatctattgaaaaatatggcAGAAATATCAAGAGGAAGGTAACCAAGGAAGAAGCATTAGACCATCTGAATGACATGACAGCAGAATATCACAATCATACCCTAATGTGTTTTCTTGATTGGTTCTCTGAGTatatcatcttcagaaTCAATGAACTAGAAAGAGCTATTGAAGACACTGAGTTGATATGCTGTGAACTCACAATACTTAGGGATCTGTCAAGCAAAGTACAAACAGAAGGGAACATTTTCATGAGTGCTATTAAAATGAGACGGAAAGTAGCATTTCCAGGACTCCCACCGCCGCTTTTGCCTGCTGAACTGGAAAGTCCAGACTACCTGGCGGATCACGAGGTCGGATATGACAGGACTGATACCGAGCTCTGGTCAATTATCAAGGAACATGCTAGAAAATACAACGATTTGCTCGAGGACAGGGCCTCATATTCTCATTAA
- the ERP5 gene encoding Erp5p (similar to Saccharomyces cerevisiae ERP5 (YHR110W); ancestral locus Anc_5.420) — translation MKAFSGIVAWCLLLVLSPVVQSLHIYMKSGETKCFYEKLNAGNLLIGDLDVLVENPVSGIYEENSRIKVDISIDETFDNDERVLHQRNLDSGDFAFTALETGEHRVCLKPEYPNVDSKLRVFIELEVDHSSSLDSKRKDESEYLMNRIHGLTQRLHHIRQEQTIIRENETVFRNNSESANGRIMFWSLLQLIALIGVCAFQLRYLKNFFVKKKII, via the coding sequence ATGAAAGCTTTTAGCGGCATAGTAGCGTGGTGTCTATTACTGGTACTGAGCCCAGTGGTCCAGTCATtacatatttatatgaaaTCAGGCGAGACGAAATGCTTTTACGAGAAATTGAATGCTGGTAACCTACTTATTGGAGATCTTGACGTGCTAGTAGAGAATCCCGTTAGTGGAATATACGAGGAGAATTCACGGATCAAAGTGGATATAAGTATCGATGAAacatttgataatgatgagCGTGTCTTACATCAAAGGAATCTTGATTCTGGTGATTTCGCATTCACAGCACTGGAAACAGGTGAGCATAGAGTGTGTCTGAAACCAGAGTATCCAAATGTCGATTCAAAACTAAGAGTCTTTATTGAACTGGAAGTTGATCATTCCAGTTCTCTAGATAGCAAGAGAAAAGATGAATCggaatatttgatgaataGAATCCATGGATTGACTCAAAGACTGCACCACATCCGTCAGGAACAAACTATCATAAGAGAGAATGAAACAGTCTTCAGAAATAATAGTGAATCTGCCAACGGCAGGATAATGTTCTGGTCGTTACTACAACTAATCGCATTAATCGGCGTCTGTGCCTTCCAATTACGCTATCTAAAGAACTTCTTTGttaaaaagaagataataTAA
- the APE4 gene encoding aspartyl aminopeptidase (similar to Saccharomyces cerevisiae YHR113W; ancestral locus Anc_5.424), whose translation MLRVHLREMSTAINYSNEFVSFLNASHSPYHAVENVRQHLLSHGFEELTERGNWAGKVLHKGKYFVTRNNSSLIGFVVGNKWVPGNPIAITGAHTDSPVLRIKPISKRTNEKYMQVGIECYGGGIWHSWFDRDLGLAGRVFVNDKNSGKSISKLVDINRPLLKIPSLAIHLDRSVNEKFQFNKESQLLPVLGLANEDSCGNEKLKQESTEAFNSIKSIVERHHEDLLKLVVKELSLESVNDIVDFELILYDHDAACLGGLNNEFVYSGRLDNLTSTFTSMHGLTLASETNIENEEGIRLISMFDHEEIGSSSAQGADSNFLPNILERLTSLKCDGTDATDPSPRSLILETSAKSFFLSSDVAHAVHPNYASKYESQHKPLIGQGPVIKINANQRYMTNSPGMVLLKKIADKCEIPLQLFVVANDSSCGSTIGPILASKTGIRTLDIGNPILSMHSIRETGGALDIDYQIRLFKGFFESYSTLEGEIIV comes from the coding sequence ATGCTAAGAGTTCATCTAAGGGAGATGTCAACTGCTATTAACTATTCCAATGAGTTTGTTAGTTTTTTGAATGCGTCTCATTCACCATATCATGCTGTTGAGAATGTCAGACAACATTTATTATCTCACggttttgaagaattaacAGAGCGTGGGAATTGGGCTGGTAAAGTCCTACATAAgggtaaatattttgttacTAGAAAcaattcatctttaattGGTTTTGTTGTCGGTAACAAATGGGTCCCAGGCAATCCTATTGCCATCACTGGTGCCCATACCGATTCTCCTGTTTTAAGAATAAAACCAATTTCCAAGAGaaccaatgaaaaatacatGCAAGTTGGTATCGAATGTTATGGTGGTGGTATTTGGCACTCTTGGTTTGATAGAGACTTGGGGCTAGCCGGAAGAGTCTTTGTCAACGATAAGAACTCTGGAAAATCCATTTCCAAATTGGTCGATATCAATAGGCCTTTATTAAAGATACCATCTCTGGCTATCCATTTAGACAGGTCTGTGAATGAGAAATTCCAGTTCAATAAAGAATCTCAGCTGCTTCCTGTTTTAGGTTTAGCCAATGAGGATAGCTGTGGTAATGAAAAGTTAAAGCAGGAATCTACAGAGGCCttcaattcaatcaaatcaattgtAGAAAGACACCATGaagatttattaaaattggTGGTGAAGGAACTTTCTTTAGAATCTGTTAATGATATCGtagattttgaattgattttataCGATCATGATGCTGCTTGTCTTGGTGGTTTGAACAATGAATTCGTTTATTCTGGAAGGTTAGACAACTTGACCTCGACTTTTACCTCAATGCATGGCTTAACTTTAGCATCAGAAACTAATATTGAGAATGAAGAAGGCATCAGGCTAATTTCTATGTTTGATCATGAGGAAATTGGTTCTTCCTCTGCTCAAGGTGCTGATTCCAATTTCttaccaaatattttggaaagaTTGACCTCATTGAAATGTGATGGAACCGATGCCACTGATCCCTCTCCAAGATCTCTTATTTTAGAAACCTCAGCAAAATCATTCTTCTTGTCCTCTGATGTGGCTCATGCTGTTCATCCCAATTATGCCAGTAAGTATGAATCACAGCATAAACCCCTTATCGGTCAAGGACCAgtcatcaaaattaatgCGAACCAACGTTATATGACAAATTCTCCAGGTATggtattattgaaaaaaatcgCAGACAAATGTGAAATTCCTTTACAACTATTTGTGGTTGCTAATGATTCTTCATGTGGATCTACTATTGGTCCTATCCTTGCTTCAAAGACTGGTATAAGAACGTTAGATATCGGCAATCCAATTTTGAGTATGCATTCCATTAGAGAAACTGGTGGTGCGCTAGATATCGACTATCAAATTCGGCTTTTCAAAGGATTTTTCGAAAGTTATAGCACTCTAGAAGGTGAGATAATTGTATAA
- the KAFR0D05020 gene encoding transcription activator GCR1-like domain-containing protein (ancestral locus Anc_5.277) yields the protein MNINQTIDVFEERIDFCSEILRKLKENEIPIDGENRLKDTLNSIQQQNSSILIELNLMKRKLKIDDLELDSNVFYSINNDPILNTKGKDFVCLDEVKLSRYETLGHTDVLNTIDTDSNRIETRDKLVKKQKVNCTKAFGDTFEIPMIENPKTVHELYYDFQNCVKETVRELKEKYGKSYFRKATNIRSYQRRRALVSEIQKLSEEYDIDIEEALQCFEELRKENYKTVPWLYSNLLTVVHDVRESYVLEKNCNWNDI from the coding sequence atgaatattaaTCAGACTATCGATGTTTTTGAAGAGAGAATTGATTTTTGTTCTGAAATACTTcgaaaattaaaagaaaatgaaattccAATTGATGGAGAAAACAGACTTAAAGATACTTTAAATTCTATTCAGCAACAAAATTCAAGTATTCTTATAGAATTGAACttgatgaagaggaagtTGAAGATTGATGACTTGGAATTGGATAGTAATGtgttttattcaataaataatgatcCGATCTTGAACACAAAAGGAAAGGATTTTGTATGCTTAGATGAAGTAAAATTATCTAGATATGAAACGTTAGGTCATACAGATGTCCTGAATACAATAGATACTGATTCAAATAGAATTGAAACGAGGGATAAATTAGtgaaaaaacaaaaagtaAATTGTACAAAAGCATTTGGTGACACTTTTGAGATTCCAATGATTGAGAATCCAAAGACTGTCCATGAATTGTACTACGATTTTCAAAACTGCGTAAAGGAAACCGTTAgggaattgaaagaaaagtatGGTAAAAGCTATTTTCGTAAAGCCACCAATATCAGAAGTTACCAAAGAAGGAGAGCGCTGGTATCTGAAATACAAAAACTAAGTGAAGAGTATGACATCGATATCGAAGAAGCTTTGCAATGTTTTGAAGAACtgagaaaagaaaactatAAGACTGTTCCATGGTTATATAGTAACCTTCTTACTGTCGTGCATGATGTTAGGGAAAGCTACGTACTGGAAAAAAACTGTAATTGGAATGATATATAG